CAGCCCGTCGATCTCCGGCCCGACCATGATCTCCTCGCGGGCGACCAGCGTGCCGGTGACGGACAACGTCTCGACGACCTCGCGGGACGCGACGGGGACGACGGAGATGGTGATGCCGGCGACCTTGGCGGGTTCGGGCGTCACGATTTCGGCCTGCGCCGGCTCGCTGATGCCCAGCCCGGCGGCGACGCGGTCGCGGAAGGCATAGCCGGCGACGCCGACCACCACCGCGGTCATGGTGAGGGCGAGCGCGACGCGCCCGCTGACAGAGGATCGTTCGGCAGTCATGGGGTCTCATCCATGGCGAGTGTCGGCACGGCGCGCGGCGCGAGCATACGGCCAATCAATTGGGCAATTCCGGGCATCATACGGTCGAGCGGCGCGTCGGGATCGAAGCGGTTGCGCAGCACGAGTCCATCGCCAATGGCTCCGAGCAGCAGCATGACCGTGTCGGCATCAAGGTCGGGATCGACCTCGCCCTTGGCCTGCGCCGCGCGGAAGCAGCGCAGAATGGCCTCGTTCATCTCGGTCTCGACCGCATCAAAGGTCGGCTTGAGCGCGGGATTGCGCGCGGTCTCGGCATAGATTTCCGGGCCGAGTTCGAGGCAGACCGCCGGCGCCTCGCGGGAGAACAGCGCCGCGCCCATGCGGGCAATGCCCTCCACGAAGCTTGGGGCGGTTTCCAGCACGTCGATCAGCGTGGCCCGGGCCGCGCTCTCCTCCTCGATGATGGCGAGGATGATGGATTCCTTGGACGGGAAATAGCGGTAGAGCCCGCCGGGGCTCATCGCGGCCTCGGCGCAGATCTGCTGCATCGAGGTGCCGTGGAAGCCGGAGCGGGTGAAGCAGATGATGGCGGCATCGAGCACGCGCCGGCGCGGGTC
Above is a window of Ancylobacter sp. WKF20 DNA encoding:
- a CDS encoding TetR/AcrR family transcriptional regulator: MLDAAIICFTRSGFHGTSMQQICAEAAMSPGGLYRYFPSKESIILAIIEEESAARATLIDVLETAPSFVEGIARMGAALFSREAPAVCLELGPEIYAETARNPALKPTFDAVETEMNEAILRCFRAAQAKGEVDPDLDADTVMLLLGAIGDGLVLRNRFDPDAPLDRMMPGIAQLIGRMLAPRAVPTLAMDETP